Proteins from one Leishmania infantum JPCM5 genome chromosome 21 genomic window:
- a CDS encoding putative RNA helicase — protein sequence MSVYSWETADSAHRHRRKAKKTGTVVFHTDERVDTAFDRLQKEVIVEKLHFSRKEAEDALADPHHRANSVKTALMTASTAKVLQKTMNFKALLPCQAQCYRGIFNGRDVILHSRTGSGKTLAYALPLIERHLLLEQHQQPANVGATAGPFLLVFVFSNDLAMQTRRVLERVYGKQTTLRIAVAGFDDLHPTSDGRVVDILVGTLRSIDVAIRGHRVAAAATAAEEAEAQRDAHLPGKKRPRSARKPQQAVAAAAEEEEDDDDGDAAASMSDDNEDEAIAGHGDTREAGIISPARVRAIVVDEVDITLGPRFSAMGRRMKNLLKFIRKANGSLADGLLNDFRAHHYVLCGATIPNWVLKAGFLGVKKYYYQLVTVGSAKLPPHLECFHQTCSVVDRVQTAIRLLTENTAFNGRVVVFGTLKQLTALEAGLHTATTTNAAVTEAKTTTSSPSAKKGGKKGNGKSAAAAAAAASLSSLSSSSSLIVRGLTSQKDELDRMAAIEDFNCGVAQVLLCTDIAARGLDFTEVDTVLMLNLPRDALASDTFVHRAGRTARVGRPGRCILLHDASEAALVDAIAKSTHVVFKALGPALAAAAGVSADALRGGKVKTSAAANAGASDVALTSMKLVVRNPFRYTKPNVKVPSAMHVFNTNLDEPLKALLKDIREEGGSNGEVVLFRVPMSHVHEVKQRLWKYTLQEA from the coding sequence ATGAGCGTGTACAGCTGGGAGACGGCGGACAgtgcgcaccgtcaccgGAGGAAGGCCAAGAAGACGGGCACCGTTGTTTTCCACACGGACGAGCGCGTGGACACCGCATTTGACCGTCTCCAGAAGGAGGTGATTGTAGAGAAGTTGCACTTCTCACGAAAGGAAGCTGAGGATGCGCTGGCCGATCCCCATCACCGCGCCAACTCCGTCAAGACGGCGCTCATGACGGCCTCGACGGCCAAGGTGCTCCAGAAGACGATGAACTTCAAGGCGTTGCTGCCATGCCAGGCGCAGTGCTACCGCGGCATCTTCAACGGTCGCGACGTCATTCTGCACAgtcgcaccggcagcggcaagaccCTTGCCTACGCCCTGCCGCTGATTGAGCGCCATCTTCTTCtggagcagcaccagcaaccTGCAAACGTCGGCGCTACTGCCGGTCCCTTCTTGCTGGTGTTCGTCTTCAGCAATGACCTCGCTATGCAGACGAGGCGTGTGCTGGAGAGGGTCTACGGCAAGCAAACCACCCTGCGCATCGCCGTGGCCGGCTTCGACGACTTGCATCCCACGTCCGACGGCAGGGTCGTCGACATCCTTGTTGGGACACTGCGCAGCATTGACGTGGCGATCCGCGGCCaccgtgtcgccgccgccgcgactgccgcggaggaggcggaggcgcagcgggaTGCTCATCTGCCTGGGAAGAAGCGTCCCCGCAGTGCGAGGAAGCCGCAGCAAGCCgtagctgcagcagcggaggaggaggaggacgacgatgatggcgacgcggcggcgtccaTGTCTGATGACAATGAGGACGAGGCGATCGCGGGCCACGGGGACACACGCGAAGCGGGCATCATCTCCCCtgcccgtgtgcgtgcgattGTTGTGGATGAGGTGGACATCACCCTCGGTCCACGCTTCTCTGCGATGGGTCGGCGCATGAAGAATCTGCTGAAGTTCATCCGTAAGGCAAACGGCTCGTTGGCGGACGGCCTGCTGAACGACTTTCGCGCGCACCACTACGTCCTCTGCGGTGCGACCATCCCTAACTGGGTGCTAAAGGCCGGCTTCCTGGGAGTGAAGAAGTACTACTACCAACTCGTTACCGTCGGATCGGCGAAGTTGCCGCCGCACCTGGAGTGCTTTCATCAGACGTGCAGCGTGGTGGACCGCGTGCAGACGGCGATCCGTCTGCTGACGGAGAACACCGCCTTTAATGGCCGTGTTGTCGTCTTCGGTACACTGAAgcagctgacggcgctggaggccgGCCTGCACacggcgacgacaacgaACGCGGCGGTTACTgaggcgaagacgacgacgtcgtcgcccAGCGCGAAGAAAGGCGGCAAGAAAGGCAACGGTAagagcgctgcggctgcggctgccgctgcatcgtTGTCATCGCtctcgtcgtcatcgtcgctcATCGTGCGCGGCCTCACGTCGCAGAAGGACGAGCTAGATCGTATGGCCGCCATCGAAGACTTTAACTGCGGTGTCGCGCAGGTGTTGCTGTGCACCGATATCGCGGCGCGTGGGCTTGACTTTACGGAGGTGGACACTGTTCTCATGCTGAACCTGCCGCGGGACGCGCTGGCCTCGGACACGTTCGTGCACCGCGCCGGACGTACGGCCCGCGTGGGTCGGCCTGGTCGCTGCATCCTGCTGCACGATGCGTCGGAGGCAGCCCTGGTGGACGCCATCGCGAAGTCCACGCACGTCGTGTTCAAGGCGCTGGGTCCCGccttggctgctgctgctggtgtgtcTGCGGATGCACTGAGGGGCGGGAAGGTCAAGACGTCTGCCGCGGCCAACGCTGGTGCCTCTGATGTGGCGCTGACCTCCATGAAACTCGTGGTGCGCAACCCGTTCCGCTACACGAAGCCGAACGTGAAGGTGCCGTCTGCGATGCACGTCTTCAACACCAACCTGGATGAGCCGTTGAAGGCACTCTTAAAGGACATTCGCGAAGAGGGTGGGAGCAACGGCGAGGTGGTGCTGTTCCGTGTGCCAATGAGCCACGTCCACGAGGTGAAGCAGCGGCTGTGGAAGTacacgctgcaggaggcgtaG
- a CDS encoding putative DNA polymerase eta encodes MSSRCGAGPSDTGEDARCRSSPRVFRPCSADAMRCIAHIDMDCFYAQVEAVRLGVDCRVTPFALVQWGSFIAVNYPARARGVRRFCLSPDEVRRELPDVKMSHIATYAMGESEYCYPEAPRINTHKVSLEPYRHASRQIFAILRAEPGVVVGKAGIDEAYVDVTEAARQELAEVRAAAAGASLDPLADVMEPSTRLIEDRRAEMEAWFSARGTSLAAVFDEPMRALVRGECGAELEGSRAFCVGVDDAAYAERCLLLCAASRVVHRLRQRIYAELHYDCSAGIAHNRVLAKCISATHKPNQQTLLLPDRSASALFELPLSGLRGFGGKLGAAVSAVCGGVTECREAWLVPLAQLCKLDGTCDVGDGADAEGDREGHVDQASAACRGDTKVDNGGGGEDCTDAQGRMGLYAFYRLRGLGSDTVADPALPRGMKASKIFHPACSSWSAAQLWIAPLAGELWHRLSEYESRYHKEGRSLVLVLRAYVTAEQARRGQHTRSYRAQVPLPTNVRDASEIAGMGLREFVKLMRGVTTRGKGGERRPASPTPLPSPHIPTKPPSKVPDAPTGTAAPSSGVLTMPPLHVIELSIIGLRLRLLQATEGGNDGITGGAGGETSASPQRSLADMFSALSANAAGSALTAVPGGGSPRKRHRSGTRDGEVARGPGREAIVEIDDGDEDENVSDDCVHFDVHLGEAAEGKRSDTPSQRGQSAGPAGASPPPLMRTLDDLFCRATAAPSASAAETASVPTRAVRRVTTVCVEEDDAMVWMPQQSCVSITEVSSGEDETIS; translated from the coding sequence ATGTCTTCCCGGTGCGGTGCAGGTCCCAGTGACACCGGGGAAGATGCCCGCTGCAGGTCTTCGCCGCGAGTTTTTCGCCCGTGCAGCGCTGACGCGATGCGGTGCATCGCGCACATTGACATGGACTGCTTCTACGCTcaggtggaggcggtgcgcctcGGCGTGGACTGCCGCGTGACGCCATTCGCGCTCGTGCAGTGGGGCAGCTTCATCGCGGTGAACTACCCGGCCCGTGCGCGTGGGGTGAGGCGGTTTTGCCTCTCGCCGGACGAGGTAaggcgcgagctgccggaTGTTAAGATGTCGCACATCGCCACATACGCCATGGGTGAGTCCGAGTACTGCTACCCAGAGGCTCCGCGCATCAACACACACAAGGTGTCCTTGGAGCCGTACCGACACGCGAGCCGACAGATCTTTGCCATTCTCCGTGCGGAGCCCGGGGTGGTCGTCGGGAAGGCCGGCATTGACGAGGCGTACGTTGacgtgacggaggcggcgcgacaGGAACTGGCGGAGgtgcgtgctgccgccgcgggtGCCTCGCTGGACCCGCTGGCGGACGTGATGGAGCCGTCGACGCGGCTGATTGAGGACCGGCGCGCGGAGATGGAGGCCTGGTTCAGCGCTCGCGGGACGTCGCTGGCTGCTGTGTTCGACGAGCCGATGCGCGCCCTGGTGCGTGGCGAGTGCGGCGCTGAGCTGGAGGGAAGCCGCGCATTCTGCGTTGGCGTGGACGACGCTGCGTACGCGGAGcggtgcctgctgctgtgcgctgcatcgcgcgTTGTGcaccggctgcggcagcgcatcTACGCGGAGCTGCATTACGACTGCTCTGCTGGGATCGCGCACAACCGCGTGCTTGCGAAGTGCATCAGCGCGACGCACAAGCCGAACcagcagacgctgctgctgcctgaCCGGAGCGCGAGTGCGCTGTTTGAGCTGCCGCTGAGTGGGCTGCGCGGGTTTGGTGGCAagctcggcgccgctgtgagCGCTGTGTGCGGCGGTGTGACGGAGTGCCGCGAGGCGTGGCTTGTgccgcttgcgcagctgtgcaAGCTTGACGGGACGTGTGATgtgggcgacggcgcggatgcTGAGGGTGACAGGGAGGGCCACGTCGATCAAGCCTCTGCGGCTTGCAGGGGGGACACCAAAGTCGACaatggtggcggtggcgaggactGCACGGATGCCCAGGGCAGGATGGGCTTGTACGCCTTCTACCGCTTACGCGGCTTGGGTAGTGACACTGTTGCTGATCCGGCGTTGCCGCGGGGGATGAAGGCGAGTAAGATCTTCCACCCAGCGTGCAGCTCGTGgtcagcggcgcagctgtggaTAGCGCCACTGGCAGGGGAGCTGTGGCACCGGTTAAGCGAGTACGAGTCGCGCTACCACAAAGAGGGCCGAAGTTTGGTGCTTGTGTTGCGCGCGTACGTCACCGCTGAGCAGGCGCGTCGTGGGCAGCACACTCGATCCTATCGCGCGCAAGTGCCACTTCCGACGAACGTGCGGGACGCCAGCGAGATCGCAGGCATGGGGTTGCGCGAGTTTGTGAAGCTTATGCGAGGGGTGACCACGAGGGGCAAGGGAGGCGAGCGGAGGCCGGCATCGCCGACTccactgccgtcgccgcataTTCCCACCAAACCTCCGAGTAAAGTACCTGATGCACCAACGGGCACTGCCGCGCCTTCGAGCGGTGTGTTGACGATGCCTCCCCTCCATGTCATTGAGCTCTCGATCATCGGGCTTCGTCTGCGTCTACTGCAGGCGACGGAAGGGGGCAACGACGGCATCacaggcggtgctggcggagaGACGTCGGCGTCACCGCAGCGTTCCCTGGCGGACATGTTTTCGGCGCTCTCGGCCAACGCAGCAGGATCTGCACTCACAGCTGTGCCTGGCGGGGGTTCACCGCGAAAGCGACACCGGAGCGGCACACGGGATGGAGAAGTTGCGCGTGGGCCGGGACGAGAGGCCATCGTGGAGATCGACGATGGTGACGAGGACGAAAACGTCAGTGATGACTGCGTCCACTTCGACGTTCATCTCGGCGAGGCCGCAGAGGGCAAGAGGAGCGACACGCCATCTCAGCGGGGGCAGTCCGCGGGCCCAGCTGGAGCTTCACCCCCACCGCTGATGCGCACGCTCGATGACCTTTTTTGTAGAGCTACAGCGGCTCCTagcgcctctgctgcagaGACAGCGTCTGTGCCGACACGCGCAGTTAGGCGGGTGACAACGGTGTgcgtcgaggaggacgacgcaATGGTATGGATGCCCCAGCAGAGTTGCGTGAGCATCACCGAGGTGAGTTCCGGAGAAGACGAGACGATATCGTGA
- a CDS encoding putative DNA polymerase eta produces the protein MALLPSSLSSSDPMRCIAHIDMDCFYAQVEAVRLGVDCRVTPLALSQWGSLIAVNYPARARGVRRFSNVSEAQALCPGLIVALSPSYRMGESVSQYHPHPVQDSYKISLEPYRHASRQVFSILAATPGVQVEKGSVDEAYVDVTEAARQELAEVRAAAAGASLDPLADVMEPSTRLIEDRRAEMEAWFSARGTSLAAVFDEPMRALVRGECGAELEGSRAFCVGVDDAAYAERCLLLCAASRVVHRLRQRIYAELHYDCSAGIAHNRVLAKCISATHKPNQQTLLLPDRSASALFELPLSGLRGFGGKLGAAVSAVCGGVTECREAWLVPLAQLCKLDGTCDVGDGADAEGDREGRKRRPIAGKRGRTASPFLERDLQGLVAHTTSQYVFYRLRGLAEDTILNRPLSKTIIASKNFGRITTSVEMVRRWVIVLTSELCSRYEEFTALYHIRGRSFNIKLGNDGFRSTGGLSNHTVALPEAMQPDILAAVAMREVQAVFRNKPGAAADSVTLTIGGFVSDGSGATGSVLPLAATPGDSTSAGQRRAARGHLRQQTLLASFLAASATDGGAASAMHQRSGCNVAEVLSSDGNGLDDSDSNGSVHIEDDAAILSFSSHSLSSNGGGTSTVVLMDRTPPLAERDVVPETRRVAKVRALDVCKSSPCEVAGAASSSQTPLFCSLLPAGKAATEERQGESCDATEHHEEPQRHLGGNHHIVPQPPPSALALPFLTAPPSSPALANTVEVVEDNGGVEGEDGVTIID, from the coding sequence atggcacttctcccttcttcttTGTCCAGTTCGGATCCGATGCGGTGCATCGCGCACATTGACATGGACTGCTTCTACGCTcaggtggaggcggtgcgcctcGGCGTGGACTGCCGCGTGACGCCTCTCGCGCTTTCTCAGTGGGGCAGCCTCATCGCGGTGAACTACCCGGCCCGTGCGCGTGGGGTGAGGCGATTCAGCAACGTGTCGGAGGCGCAGGCACTGTGCCCTGGACTCATTGTTGCGCTTTCACCCAGCTATCGCATGGGCGAGTCTGTGAGCCAGTACCACCCGCATCCCGTGCAGGACTCCTACAAGATATCTCTAGAGCCGTACCGACACGCGAGCCGACAGGTTTTCTCTATCCTCGCTGCAACTCCAGGAGTACAAGTTGAGAAAGGCAGCGTGGATGAGGCGTACGTTGacgtgacggaggcggcgcgacaGGAACTGGCGGAGgtgcgtgctgccgccgcgggtGCCTCGCTGGACCCGCTGGCGGACGTGATGGAGCCGTCGACGCGGCTGATTGAGGACCGGCGCGCGGAGATGGAGGCCTGGTTCAGCGCTCGCGGGACGTCGCTGGCTGCTGTGTTCGACGAGCCGATGCGCGCCCTGGTGCGTGGCGAGTGCGGCGCTGAGCTGGAGGGAAGCCGCGCATTCTGCGTTGGCGTGGACGACGCTGCGTACGCGGAGcggtgcctgctgctgtgcgctgcatcgcgcgTTGTGcaccggctgcggcagcgcatcTACGCGGAGCTGCATTACGACTGCTCTGCTGGGATCGCGCACAACCGCGTGCTTGCGAAGTGCATCAGCGCGACGCACAAGCCGAACcagcagacgctgctgctgcctgaCCGGAGCGCGAGTGCGCTGTTTGAGCTGCCGCTGAGTGGGCTGCGCGGGTTTGGTGGCAagctcggcgccgctgtgagCGCTGTGTGCGGCGGTGTGACGGAGTGCCGCGAGGCGTGGCTTGTgccgcttgcgcagctgtgcaAGCTTGACGGGACGTGTGATgtgggcgacggcgcggatgcTGAGGGTGACAGGGAGGGCCGAAAGCGTCGACCAATAGCCGGGAAACGGGGGCGAACGGCCTCGCCATTCCTGGAGAGGGACCTCCAAGGCTTGGTTGCACACACCACATCGCAGTACGTCTTTTACCGCTTGCGCGGCCTGGCCGAAGACACAATCTTGAACCGCCCTTTGTCCAAGACCATCATCGCGTCCAAGAACTTCGGGCGCATCACTACCTCCGTGGAGATGGTGCGGCGCTGGGTCATCGTCTTGACCAGTGAGCTGTGCTCCCGCTACGAGGAGTTCACCGCTCTATACCACATACGAGGGCGCAGCTTCAACATCAAGCTCGGCAATGACGGGTTCCGGAGTACGGGCGGTCTGTCAAACCATACCGTCGCGCTACCGGAGGCCATGCAGCCGGACATACTGGCCGCGGTGGCCATGCGGGAGGTGCAGGCGGTGTTCCGCAACAAGCcgggcgccgcggcggactCCGTGACCTTGACGATCGGTGGCTTCGTCTCGGACGGCTCCGGCGCGACTGGCTCGGTGCTCCCTCTCGCTGCCACTCCTGGCGATAGTACCAGTGCTGGTCAGCGGCGAGCCGCGCGAGGGCATCTGCGCCAGCAGACGCTCCTGGCTTCCTTCTTAGCTGCTTCAGCTACTGACGGTGGGGCTGCTAGTGCAATGCATCAGCGGAGCGGCTGTAacgtggcggaggtgctcaGCAGTGATGGGAACGGGTTGGACGACTCCGACAGCAACGGCTCCGTGCACATCGAGGACGATGCCGCTatcctctctttctcctcacATAGTCTGAGCTCCAACGGTGGCGGCACGAGCACCGTAGTGCTGATGGACCGAACTCCTCCGCTGGCTGAGCGTGATGTCGTGCCAGAGACGCGTCGCGTGGCTAAGGTGCGGGCGCTGGATGTGTGCAAGAGCTCGCCATGCGAGGTAGCAGGCGCAGCATCATCATCACAAACGCCGCTCTTCTGCTCCCTGCTCCCAGCTGGCAAGGCAGCGACTGAGGAGCGCCAAGGGGAGAGCTGCGATGCTACTGAGCATCATGAAGAACCCCAACGTCATCTCGGAGGCAACCACCACATTGtaccacagccgccgccatcagcaCTGGCACTGCCATTTTTAACAGCACCTCCATCATCACCTGCGCTTGCCAACACCGTCGAAGTGGTCGAAGACAACGGCGGTGTGGAGGGCGAAGATGGTGTAACGATCATCGACTGA
- a CDS encoding putative phosphoglucomutase: protein MEVPTTAYKDQKPGTSGLRKKVTVFQQPNYTANFVQSTFNALHHQGAVPDVLVVGGDGRYYTSEAVQVILKVSAANGVRRVWVGQHGLLSTPAVSTMVRRRRDADGRKATGAFILTASHNPGGPDADFGIKYNSENGGPAAEKLTSQIYEETVKITHIKMAATLPEVDIHTLGTYTFDDYNFQVEVVDSLADYAAYMQEVFDFEAIKALVQRLDFKVHVDSLHGVSGPYVDRIFHECLGVPKASLFRTNVLPDFGGCHPDPNLTYAADLVHVMGLLPDGNANPAMKHISTVPSFGVAFDGDADRNMILGCRFFVNPSDSLAVLAANADCVPFFTQSGNSGLKAVARSMPTSGAVDRVAAAQGFALFEVPTGWKFFGNLMDSKDVYGGKDLNPLLCGEESFGTGSNHIREKDGIWASLFWLSVIAKRNVPGTPLVGVQKIVEEHWATYGRNYYSRYDYEDVSAEAAKAVMETVENTVVEDVPHLNGVACKMIDNFSYTDPIDGSVSTKQGVRVLFEDGSRFVLRLSGTGSSGATIRLYLEQYMDSATVKSHLAEKTLPSASTALKALIGVALQVSKMESLTGRKTPTVIT from the coding sequence ATGGAGGTGCCAACGACAGCGTACAAGGACCAGAAGCCGGGCACATCGGGGCTGCGCAAGAAGGTCACGGTGTTTCAGCAGCCCAACTACACGGCGAACTTTGTGCAGAGCACCTTCAACGCTCTGCATCACCAAGGCGCCGTGCCAGATGTGCTCGTCGTGGGCGGCGATGGCCGCTACTACACTtccgaggcggtgcaggtgATCCTGAAGGTCTCCGCCGCGAATGGGgtgcggcgtgtgtgggtgggtcAGCACGGGCTTCTCTCAACGCCGGCCGTTTCAACAAtggtgcgccgtcgccgtgacGCAGACGGGCGCAAGGCAACCGGCGCTTTTATCTTGACGGCCAGCCACAATCCCGGCGGCCCGGACGCCGACTTTGGCATCAAGTACAACTCTGAGAACGGCGGCCCGGCCGCAGAGAAGCTGACGTCCCAGATTTACGAGGAGACGGTTAAGATTACGCACATCAAGATGGCCgcgacgctgccggaggTGGATATCCACACCCTCGGCACCTACACCTTTGACGACTACAACTTCCAGGTGGAGGTGGTTGACAGCTTGGCTGACTACGCTGCGTACATGCAGGAGGTGTTCGACTTCGAGGCCATCAAGGCActcgtgcagcgcctcgacTTCAAGGTCCACGTGGACAGCCTTCACGGCGTCAGCGGCCCGTACGTTGATCGCATCTTTCACGAATGCCTTGGTGTGCCCAAGGCCTCCCTATTCCGCACGAACGTCCTGCCCGACTTTGGCGGCTGCCACCCCGATCCGAATCTCACGTACGCGGCCGACTTGGTGCATGTGATGGGGCTGCTGCCAGACGGCAATGCGAACCCCGCGATGAAGCATATCAGCACGGTGCCCAGCTTCGGTGTCGCGTTTGATGGGGATGCGGACCGCAACATGATCCtcggctgccgcttcttcgtGAACCCGTCCGACTCACTTGCCGTGCTGGCTGCCAACGCCGACTGCGTGCCCTTCTTCACCCAAAGCGGCAACTCCGGGCTCAAGGCCGTGGCGCGGTCGATGCCGACGAGCGGTGCGGTCGaccgcgtcgctgcggcacagGGCTTCGCGCTCTTCGAGGTCCCTACGGGGTGGAAGTTCTTTGGCAACCTCATGGACAGCAAGGACGTCTACGGGGGCAAGGACTTGAACCCTCTGCTCTGCGGCGAGGAGAGTTTCGGCACGGGCAGCAATCACATCCGTGAGAAGGACGGTATCTGGGCGTCGCTCTTCTGGCTGTCGGTGATCGCGAAGCGCAACGTGCCTGGCACCCCGCTGGTCGGTGTCCAGAAGATTGTGGAGGAGCACTGGGCGACGTATGGCCGCAATTACTATAGCCGATACGACTACGAGGACGTTTCCGCTGAGGCCGCGAAGGCCGTCATGGAGACGGTCGAGAATACAGTGGTGGAAGACGTGCCGCATCTCAACGGCGTCGCGTGCAAGATGATCGACAACTTCAGCTACACGGACCCCATCGATGGCTCCGTCTCGACGAAGcaaggcgtgcgtgtgctcttTGAGGATGGGTCGCGCTtcgtgctgcggctgagcggcaccggctcctCTGGCGCCACCATCCGGCTCTACCTGGAGCAGTATATGGACTCAGCCACGGTGAAGTCGCACTTGGCAGAGAAGACGCTGCCATCCGCGAGCACCGCGCTGAAGGCTCTCATCGGAgttgcgctgcaggtgtCCAAGATGGAATCTCTGACTGGCCGCAAGACACCCACGGTGATTACATAA
- a CDS encoding putative nucleotide-binding protein, producing the protein MATAQNANPECVGPESPQAGIAPSCQGCPNAAICASAPKGPDPDIPLIRERLAGVKHKVMVVSGKGGVGKSTMTKELAFALGARGLSVGLMDMDICGPSLPRLTGVRGEDAHQSAGGIEPVLVDENVTMMSMHYLLSNKNEAVLFRGPRKNGVIKMFLKDVIWGNLDVLLIDTPPGTSDEHITVNSLLQQTTNGVDGAVLITTPQRVAEADVRREVNFCQKAKLPILGLVENMSGFVCPGCHKESQIFPKEEGREGRKEGAGVRLSREFDVPLWGEVPLDPLLMKACEEGISFSEYVEKSGMTSSTTLDALFTVADQLIASLGIQVD; encoded by the coding sequence atggcgacggcgcagaacGCAAACCCCGAGTGCGTCGGCCCCGAGAGTCCGCAGGCCGGCATTGCGCCCTCGTGCCAGGGATGCCCCAACGCCGCTATCTGCGCATCCGCACCCAAGGGCCCCGACCCTGACATACCCCTGATTCGCGAGCGTCTTGCCGGTGTGAAGCACAAGGTTATGGTCGTCagcggcaaaggcggcgtGGGGAAGAGCACCATGACGAAGGAGTTGGCGTTTGCTCTCGGAGCACGCGGACTGTCTGTCGGGCTGATGGACATGGACATCTGCGGGCCGTCGCTCCCTCGTCTGACTGGTGTGCGCGGCGAGGATGCGCATCAGAGCGCTGGCGGTATCGAGCCCGTCCTGGTGGATGAGAACGTGACGATGATGTCGATGCACTACCTGTTGTCGAACAAGaacgaggcggtgctgttcCGCGGTCCTCGCAAGAACGGCGTCATCAAGATGTTCCTCAAGGACGTGATATGGGGTAATCTGGATGTCCTACTGATTGATACCCCACCAGGCACCTCCGACGAGCACATTACCGTCaactcgctgctgcagcagacgaCGAACGGCGTAGACGGTGCCGTGCTCATCACCACcccgcagcgcgtcgcggaggcggacgTGCGTCGTGAGGTCAACTTCTGCCAGAAGGCGAAGCTGCCCATCCTCGGCCTCGTGGAGAACATGAGCGGCTTTGTGTGCCCCGGGTGCCACAAGGAGTCGCAGATTTTTccaaaggaggagggcagggaGGGCAGGAAGGAGGGTGCCGGTGTACGGCTTAGCCGCGAGTTTGACGTTCCCCTCTGGGGGGAGGTGCCGCTGGACCCGCTTCTCATGAAGGCGTGCGAAGAGGGCATCTCCTTCTCCGAGTACGTAGAGAAGAGCGGGATGACGAGTAGTACCACGCTGGACGCTCTCTTCACCGTGGCCGACCAGCTGATCGCCTCTCTAGGGATTCAGGTGGACTGA
- a CDS encoding metallo-beta-lactamase family-like protein has translation MHAGAAAEAAMPPIATLSSRVVRIMGLNPGYMTLQGSNTYLVGTGQERLLIDSGEGVEGYGHLLQKAVDEESTRLGGPVLISKLLLTHWHRDHIGGVETVRRLFPQVQLLKQPSQYVHTEVDALCQVPPEVVKVEGATLQLLHTPGHTDDHLCAFLQEERALFTSDTVLGTGTSVFSSFKDYMNSLHVLERMKPKRLYPAHGPVVEDGTARIEEIIQHRNTREKQILQVLCERTHGVAALDSEKGLTVRELVDIIYTTIPAALKTAAGSNVFHHVKKLLNEGRVVVRYAPADLVHFLKDATDYTVFGEGADADVKVIERILTEFRVAAAGVSSGAP, from the coding sequence ATGCAcgctggagctgccgccgaggccgccatGCCGCCCATCGCGACGCTGTCAAGCCGCGTCGTGCGCATCATGGGACTCAACCCGGGCTACATGACGCTGCAGGGAAGCAACACGTACCTCGTCGGCACTGGacaggagcggctgctgatCGACTCCGGCGAAGGCGTGGAGGGCTACGGCCACCTTTTGCAGAAGGCGGTCGACGAGGAATCGACTCGACTCGGCGGGCCCGTTCTCATTTCGAAACTGCTGCTCACCCACTGGCACAGGGACCACATCGGTGGCGTGGAGACGGTGCGTCGCCTCTTTCCACAGGTGCAGTTACTGAAGCAGCCGTCGCAGTACGTCCACACCGAAGTGGATGCCTTGTGCCAAGTTCCACCTGAGGTCGTCAAGGTAGAGGGCGCCACGCTTCAACTGCTTCACACGCCCGGCCACACCGACGATCACCTGTGCGCGTTTTtgcaggaggagcgcgcgctTTTCACAAGTGACACTGTCCTGGGCACTGGGACGTCCGTGTTTTCCAGCTTCAAGGACTACATGAACTCTTTGCACGTGCTCGAGAGGATGAAGCCAAAGCGGCTCTACCCGGCGCATGGCCCCGTCGTCGAGGACGGCACCGCACGAATCGAGGAGATCATCCAGCACCGTAACACGCGTGAGAAGCAGATTCTCCAGGTGCTGTGtgagcgcacgcacggagTCGCCGCCCTGGACAGTGAAAAGGGCCTCACCGTTCGCGAGCTGGTCGATATCATCTACACTACTATCCCCGCTGCGCTGAAGACTGCCGCTGGCTCCAACGTTTTCCACCACGTGAAGAAACTACTGAATgaggggagggtggtggtgcggtaCGCGCCTGCGGATCTTGTTCACTTCTTGAAGGATGCCACAGACTACACCGTTTTCGGAGAGGGGGCAGATGCCGATGTGAAGGTGATAGAGCGCATCTTGACAGAGTTTcgcgtggcggctgcgggggTCTCTTCCGGAGCGCCATAA